The Paenibacillus sp. FSL W8-0426 region CCACGCGTCATATTTTGCGCCTCATCGAGTATCACCGTTTTCCCTTTGATGTTGATCCCACGGGCGAATACGTGTGACATCGGATATACCCAATGTTCCATCCGTTTAGCTGACGCGAAGTTCTCCGGATTGTATATCGCCTTTTCCGGATTCTCGCCGATCTCGGCCAGCGCATCGGTCAGTGGAGTGATATATGCGGCTTCCTTTTCGCGTTGCGTTCCCGGCCGGAATCCCATGCGACCTTCTTCGACGGGCGAGAATACGTATATTAGCGGCTTGCCGATCAACTTTGCGGCGGCCACGGCGAGCGTCGTTTTGCCGGTACTGGACCGCGCATTAACGAACGTGATGCGATTATCGAAAATGCTATCGACATACTTGCGCTGCTCAGGCGTCAGCTTGTCGGCGAATCCGAAGAACATCGTATCTTTGGGTAGCGGCATGGCTTGCGTCCTCCTTAGCGTTATTCTACTTCGATGTATACTCGCGTCTTGTCATCGTTGTGGTCTACGGTAATCAGGTCGCACATCCAACCGTCTTCAAAGTCGTACAGAACAACGTCCGCATCTTGTGGGTACTCCGATAACTTAGCGATTAACTCCGCTACTTTCATTCGCTCACCTCCCGTTCCTCGATTACGTATATCTCGCCGCGCTGTTCGATAACTTCGTACTTAGCCGCGTCGAGAACGTGGCCTTGGCGCACGGTGACTTCGTGGCGGACCGGCGCTTCCATCGATACGAGTGTCGCGCTCATTATCACGCACGCTAACGTTACCAATACGCCAAGTACTACGAGGATTGGCTCATCCGCGGCGACCGCTTCGCAAATCAGGTAAACCCCGTAGAATACGAAGCAGCCGAAGATTATGCCGAGTATAACCGCAGCCAGTTCCGGACCGCCGCCATACGTATTCAGCACGTCCATTTACGCGCCCACCTCCTCGATAATGACGCGGCCGTCAACTTCGCGCAGTTGAATATCCGTTGTTAAACGCTGTCCTTGCGGCCGCCATACGAGTATTTCCGCATCGTCCGGAAGCGGCGACCGTTGGAGCTGCGCGATAAGTTCCGCTTTGGTCACGCGGCCTCACCGCCTTCCTGCGTGTAGTCAGCGTCAGTGTCGTCAAGGACGCGGGTCCCGACTAGTGCGCGAAATGTAGATAATTCCAACGTACCATCGTCGTAATTATAGACACCGCCTCGGGCGCTATGGACTAGCGTGACATTTCCGAGGTGGGTATTACTGTTTACGAGCATCCCGGTGACGGGCTCCGTAGGCTTTGGCGCATTCACGAACGCATCCGTCAGCGTCAGGCCGAGCGCACGTTCAGCCGCGATTGCCCTGCCGATGTCCGCGTTGAATACGTCGTCGGGCGCGCACTTTGCGATGCCTACTGCGTCGGGCTTCTTACCGCTCGGCATGATTCCGGTTCGAACTAGCGCGGTTACTGTCCGTTTATCCCGGTTAACGTGAAACTCTACGCGATAGAATCGGTCATGGAACGGTGTTCCTTCCGCAAGTCTTCCATGCAGCGCCCCGCCGATCCGCGCCAACTCCGCAACCCTTTCGCGAGCCATTTCGATAACCTTGGCGCGTGTTAATGCTGGCGCGGGTTCCGGCTCGCTTACGGTGGGCTCAACGCACCCGTCCGGATCGAGTCCGTCGAGGTAGCTACGCACGGCCGACGCATTGTCGCGGATGAATTGCGCGAACAGGTCCGGGAGTGATGGCGTAGACGTTGCGATCGGTTCGAGGACTACGTATTCTACCGAAACAATCCTACGAGGTATTCCGGTTGCTTTAACCGTACCTGGGTAAACGCCTGCGTCATCGTCATCTACAATAAGCTCGTCGCCATTAGCGTAAAACCCTCGGGACATTATCGCGTCTACGATTCGAATACGTTCACCTTTAAGGGCAGGGCGTTTGACTTCGCGGTACTGTGTAGCGGCGTTAGACGGTTGAGTTGCGTTTGACATCGTATCATCTCCGTTTCGTTTTCGTTGTGGTGTTGCGGCCTTACACTCTATATAAGGACACGAATTCACGGAGTTGGGACATCGTTACGAAAATAAAATAAAGAAAAAACGGAGAAGCCCGAAGGCCCTCCGTTATACTGCGAAATCCGCGTCTGTAAGCGGCACGATATTAACCGCCTTTTGGTATCCGTTCCCCTTCTTCGAAAAGAAATCGTGTATCTTCGTTTGCGTATTAATCCCGTTGAGCACGATCGGATTGATCTCCTCGTCCGGAAAATGCGTAGGCCTTCCGAGATTCATGAGCGCGCGGTTAAAGTTATAGCGCAAGAAGCGCAGCACGTCTTCCTCCAGTCCGATCGGCGCGTACAAATCAACGGTGTATCCCGCCTCGTTATCGTAGAGCCTACGCAACAATGTCGCTACCTCACGGTCGAGTTCCGCCTGAGTCTCTACCGGCAGCTCCGCATATACTTCGCGCGCCAACGTTCCGATATACTGACCGTGCACCGCTTCATCGCGCATAATCAAATCGATAATCTCGCCGCTGGCCGTCATCTTGCCGCGCCCTGCGAGTAATAGCGGATAGTAGAACCCGGAGTAGAACAGCGCGGACTCAAGGAACACCGACGCAACCATCGCCATGTACAAGCGCTCAGGAGACGTAATTGACCGGTAATGTCCGCTAATGATTTCGCCTTTGCGTCGCAAGAACGGATTGGACGCCGTCCATTCGAATACGCGGTCGGATTCTTCCGTTGACACTAACGTCGCGAAGATTGCGCTATAAGACTTCGCGTGAATATGCTCCATCAT contains the following coding sequences:
- a CDS encoding PhoH family protein, with protein sequence MPLPKDTMFFGFADKLTPEQRKYVDSIFDNRITFVNARSSTGKTTLAVAAAKLIGKPLIYVFSPVEEGRMGFRPGTQREKEAAYITPLTDALAEIGENPEKAIYNPENFASAKRMEHWVYPMSHVFARGINIKGKTVILDEAQNMTRGELKKLLTRIHDDCTVIVIGHTLQCDLPDESKSGFAPYIEHFRRQPYASVCELTRNFRGELAQHADELAW
- the nrdF gene encoding class 1b ribonucleoside-diphosphate reductase subunit beta, with product MTNIIRAVNWNRPDDEYSEDFLDQNFMQIWREHEIPLDDDKMSWLALSDTERDVYKKVLGGLTFLDTEQGSEGMPLIMQHVESTQKKAVLSFMGMMEHIHAKSYSAIFATLVSTEESDRVFEWTASNPFLRRKGEIISGHYRSITSPERLYMAMVASVFLESALFYSGFYYPLLLAGRGKMTASGEIIDLIMRDEAVHGQYIGTLAREVYAELPVETQAELDREVATLLRRLYDNEAGYTVDLYAPIGLEEDVLRFLRYNFNRALMNLGRPTHFPDEEINPIVLNGINTQTKIHDFFSKKGNGYQKAVNIVPLTDADFAV